One segment of Triticum aestivum cultivar Chinese Spring chromosome 2A, IWGSC CS RefSeq v2.1, whole genome shotgun sequence DNA contains the following:
- the LOC123190164 gene encoding uncharacterized protein At4g15545 yields the protein MARQEVAGAATGVDFHLPDEILAVIPTDPYEQLDVARKITSMAIASRVSRLEADVARLRRDLADRDRGEADLRARLADSDARLLAALDENAKLVKERDTLALTAKKLSRNLAKLEAFKKQLMKSLSEDNLLQLSETGEDRDVDAENSGTARSPSWKDEVSSSHTSSNTSSRSTITESAQGYQFSITPYVAPQITPGSTPIISSSSGSPLAYSTGPSTPKFYSGPTSPTRSRSEDQSAFSSWNGSSHQYSAPVSPQRRSFTGRPRIDGKEFFRQARTRLSYEQFGAFLANIKEFNAQKQSREDTLSKAEEIFGTEHKDLYISFQNMLNRNQS from the exons aTGGCGAGGCAGGAGGTGGCGGGGGCGGCCACGGGGGTGGACTTCCACCTGCCTGACGAGATCCTGGCCGTGATCCCCACCGACCCGTACGAGCAGCTGGACGTCGCGCGCAAGATCACCTCCATGGCCATCGCGTCCCGCGTCTCCCGCCTCGAGGCCGACGTCGCGCGCCTCCGCAGGGACCTCGCCGACCGCGACCGCGGCGAGGCCGACCTCCGCGCCCGCCTCGCCGACTCCgacgcccgcctcctcgccgcgctCGACGAGAAC GCGAAGCTGGTGAAGGAGAGGGACACGCTCGCCCTGACGGCCAAGAAGCTGTCGAGGAACTTGGCAAAG TTAGAGGCATTTAAGAAGCAGTTGATGAAATCTCTGAGTGAAGATAATTTACTG CAATTGTCAGAAACAGGTGAAGATCGTGATGTAGATGCAGAAAATAGTGGGACCGCTCGGAGTCCTTCCTGGAAAG ATGAAGTTTCAAGCAGTCACACCTCTTCAAATACTTCCAGCAGATCTACAATCACCGAATCAGCCCAAG GATACCAGTTCTCAATCACACCATATGTAGCCCCCCAAATAACTCCTGGTTCAacaccaattatttcatcctctaGTGGTTCCCCACTAGCATATTCAACTGGTCCATCCACTCCGAAGTTCTATTCTGGTCCAACATCGCCTACAAGATCACGTTCTGAAGACCAATCGGCATTTTCATCATGGAATGGATCAAGTCATCAGTATTCAGCCCCTGTCTCTCCTCAACGCCGCTCATTTACAG GGCGACCTCGTATAGATGGAAAGGAATTCTTCCGACAAGCACG GACACGACTATCTTATGAGCAATTTGGAGCATTCTTGGCAAATATTAAGGAATTTAATGCACAGAAACAATCGCGAGAG GACACCTTGTCAAAAGCAGAGGAGATTTTTGGAACAGAGCACAAAGACTTATACATTTCTTTCCAGAATATGCTTAACCGCAACCAATCGTGA
- the LOC123191836 gene encoding UPF0481 protein At3g47200-like, with protein MQQVPWEYQLAVADYWNGGPAAMEPAATAWVPGLPLEMTVAAPAASHGDLAVSSSGRQHQHQLVMVESTTDNHHGRYEWSGPVEAFEEAARAFEDKLGMAETKIHLFPVSMVDLAERYAAPRTVSIGPYHHGLSPAVLQMESTKHVASWHFVRASGRSVEEVYAAVCAVADEARGCYDEGRVRGLADDDFKPMMFFDGCFLLQYLLFACTDGDDDDDEEGMAVDPALRSAFSSDSDRIFSDVVLLENQLPWVVVETLMSFVPAPGLDLPKLVGRVKGSLQARQALGEKPPAWDSSYTPPHLLGLLRHYIVGTGTKLSSDSSSRGLSEKAEKVSISVSAVELAEMGIQLTATKTGAELKEMGVKKGLLSGELFLAPLSLDDANAGFLVNMAALELCTTPDFYEADEERSTVCSYLCLLGMVTDRVEDVQELRTNHILQGGAGLTNEDALRLFISLEKHLRPGRCYVRTMLAIENYRVQGRP; from the coding sequence ATGCAGCAAGTACCTTGGGAGTATCAGCTGGCCGTGGCCGATTACTGGAATGGGGGTCCGGCGGCCATGGAGCCAGCAGCTACTGCATGGGTTCCTGGCCTCCCTCTGGAGATGACAGTCGCTGCTCCTGCTGCTAGCCACGGTGATCTGGCCGTCAGCTCCAGCGGACGGCAGCACCAGCACCAGCTGGTCATGGTGGAGAGCACCACTGACAATCACCATGGCCGGTACGAATGGAGCGGTCCGGTGGAGGCGTTCGAGGAAGCAGCGCGGGCGTTCGAGGACAAGCTCGGCATGGCGGAGACGAAGATCCACCTGTTCCCGGTGAGCATGGTGGACCTCGCCGAGCGCTACGCCGCGCCCAGGACCGTCTCCATCGGCCCCTACCACCACGGCCTGAGCCCCGCCGTCCTGCAGATGGAGAGCACCAAGCACGTGGCCTCCTGGCACTTCGTCAGGGCCTCGGGCCGCTCCGTCGAGGAGGTGTACGCCGCGGTCTGCGCCGTCGCCGACGAGGCCCGCGGCTGCTACGACGAGGGCAGGGTGCGGGGTCTCGCTGACGACGACTTCAAGCCCATGATGTTCTTCGACGGCTGCTTCCTGCTGCAGTACCTGCTGTTCGCGTGCacggacggcgacgacgacgacgacgaggaggggaTGGCAGTAGACCCGGCGCTGAGGAGCGCCTTCAGCTCCGACTCCGACCGCATCTTCTCCGACGTCGTGCTGCTCGAGAACCAGCTCCCGTGGGTGGTGGTCGAGACGCTCATGAGCTTCGTGCCCGCGCCCGGCCTGGACCTGCCGAAGCTCGTCGGACGCGTGAAAGGCTCCCTGCAGGCCCGGCAGGCCCTCGGCGAGAAACCTCCCGCGTGGGACAGCAGCTACACGCCGCCGCACCTCCTCGGCCTCCTGCGGCACTACATCGTCGGAACCGGCACCAAGCTCTCGTCCGACTCCTCCTCCCGCGGCCTATCCGAGAAGGCCGAGAAGGTGTCCATCTCCGTGAGCGCCGTGGAGCTCGCGGAGATGGGCATCCAGCTGACGGCCACCAAGACGGGGGCGGAGCTGAAGGAGATGGGCGTCAAGAAGGGGTTGCTCTCCGGCGAGCTCTTCCTGGCGCCGCTGTCCCTGGACGACGCGAACGCGGGGTTCCTCGTCAACATGGCGGCGCTGGAGCTGTGCACGACTCCGGACTTCTACGAGGCCGACGAGGAGCGGTCCACCGTGTGCTCGTACCTCTGCCTGCTGGGCATGGTGACGGACCGCGTGGAGGACGTGCAGGAGCTGCGCACGAATCACATCTTGCAGGGGGGAGCGGGGCTGACCAACGAGGACGCTCTCCGCCTCTTCATCAGCCTGGAGAAGCACCTGCGGCCCGGGAGATGCTACGTCCGCACCATGCTGGCCATCGAGAACTACAGGGTCCAGGGCCGGCCCTAG